A genomic window from Thermococcus nautili includes:
- a CDS encoding V-type ATP synthase subunit E, whose translation MEGAELIIQEINREAEQKIQYILSEAKEEAEKLKEEARKRAEAKAEWILRKAKTQAEIEKQRIIANAKLEVRKKKLAVQEELIRSVIESLKERLSNLPEDEYFPMLVELTVKAVEELGTDKVVVRSNERTLKLIVERLSEFREKLREALGKDVEVTVGEPIQTIGGILVESSDGTVRVDNTFESRIERFESDLRATIAKALFG comes from the coding sequence ATGGAAGGGGCTGAACTGATAATTCAGGAGATAAACAGGGAGGCCGAGCAGAAGATACAGTACATACTCAGCGAAGCCAAGGAAGAGGCCGAGAAGCTCAAGGAAGAGGCCAGGAAGAGGGCGGAGGCCAAGGCCGAGTGGATACTCCGAAAGGCCAAGACGCAGGCCGAGATAGAGAAGCAGAGGATAATCGCCAACGCCAAGCTCGAGGTCAGGAAGAAGAAGCTCGCCGTTCAGGAGGAGCTCATAAGGTCCGTCATTGAGTCCCTCAAAGAGAGGCTCTCGAACCTTCCCGAGGACGAGTACTTCCCGATGCTCGTTGAACTCACCGTCAAGGCCGTTGAGGAGCTCGGAACCGATAAGGTCGTCGTCCGCTCCAACGAGAGGACCCTCAAGCTCATCGTTGAGAGGCTTTCCGAGTTCAGGGAGAAGCTCCGCGAGGCCCTTGGAAAGGACGTCGAGGTCACCGTCGGTGAGCCGATTCAGACCATCGGCGGAATCCTCGTGGAGAGCTCCGACGGAACGGTTAGGGTTGACAACACCTTCGAGTCCAGGATAGAGCGCTTTGAAAGTGACCTGAGGGCTACCATCGCCAAGGCCCTCTTCGGGTGA
- a CDS encoding V-type ATP synthase subunit C, with amino-acid sequence MEMEAVTGILNTTIAVVFTWVGYKTARIIWKYTPYSYPNARIKAMEAKLLTEQKFNELAESRTLQNFVVNLEDTDYKDYLADVSSYTVEEVEKALERALAGTYELMFKILPKRSKGFFELLLEGWDVRNIANVVKAKLANEPASDYVVELGTMLPKVKAMAEAKTLEEILVILEGTPYEEVYQKLLLGEIDVTRFETELYRMHYGKLLSYALSRKDDERIILEEFVRLSIDRVNILTALRAKKAGLSAEEIKPMLIPGGTIKLDPLLHVDSFDMALAELDSTKYGQVIRDVREEIEKDLSVLEKALNDHIIERISELERFYPLSIATPLSYVLRKEREIRKLRAIAKLIENGVEPERIKELAGEVA; translated from the coding sequence ATTGAGATGGAGGCAGTAACGGGAATCCTCAACACCACCATTGCAGTCGTCTTCACGTGGGTGGGCTACAAGACCGCCAGGATAATCTGGAAGTACACCCCCTACTCGTATCCGAACGCCAGAATCAAGGCCATGGAAGCGAAGCTCCTCACAGAGCAGAAGTTCAACGAATTGGCCGAAAGCAGAACCCTCCAGAACTTCGTCGTGAACCTGGAGGACACCGACTACAAAGACTACCTCGCCGACGTTTCGAGCTACACCGTTGAGGAGGTTGAGAAGGCCCTTGAGAGGGCCTTAGCCGGAACTTACGAGCTCATGTTCAAGATACTCCCCAAGCGCTCAAAGGGCTTCTTTGAGCTCCTCCTCGAGGGCTGGGACGTCAGGAACATAGCCAACGTCGTCAAGGCCAAGCTCGCCAACGAGCCCGCGAGCGACTACGTCGTCGAGCTCGGAACGATGCTCCCCAAGGTCAAGGCGATGGCCGAGGCGAAGACCCTTGAAGAAATCCTCGTAATCCTCGAGGGAACCCCCTACGAGGAAGTTTACCAGAAGCTCCTGCTCGGCGAGATAGACGTTACCCGCTTCGAGACCGAGCTCTACAGGATGCACTACGGAAAACTGCTGAGCTATGCCCTCTCAAGGAAGGACGACGAGAGGATTATCTTAGAGGAGTTCGTGAGGCTCTCGATAGACAGGGTCAACATCCTTACCGCGCTCAGGGCAAAGAAGGCCGGTCTCTCGGCGGAAGAGATAAAGCCGATGCTGATTCCGGGCGGAACCATCAAGCTTGACCCGCTCCTGCACGTTGACTCCTTCGACATGGCCTTAGCCGAGCTCGACTCGACCAAGTACGGCCAGGTAATCAGGGACGTCAGGGAGGAAATAGAGAAAGACCTGAGCGTCCTCGAGAAGGCACTCAACGACCACATAATCGAGAGGATTTCAGAGCTTGAGCGCTTCTACCCGCTCAGCATAGCCACGCCACTGAGCTACGTCCTCAGGAAGGAGAGGGAAATCAGGAAGCTGAGGGCAATAGCCAAGCTGATAGAGAACGGCGTTGAGCCCGAAAGGATAAAGGAGCTCGCGGGTGAGGTGGCATGA
- a CDS encoding V-type ATP synthase subunit F, translating to MKIAVLGDRDTALGFKLAGAHEVYAFEDTPLEMERLRNKLKELVERGDVGIILITERFAQRVEIPDVTIPIILQVPDKSGSKFGEEALREIVRRAIGVELKR from the coding sequence ATGAAGATAGCCGTGCTCGGCGACAGGGACACCGCTCTGGGCTTCAAGCTTGCCGGGGCCCACGAGGTTTACGCCTTTGAAGACACCCCCCTTGAGATGGAGAGGCTTAGGAACAAGCTTAAGGAGCTCGTTGAGAGGGGCGACGTGGGAATCATACTCATAACCGAGAGGTTCGCCCAGAGGGTTGAGATTCCGGACGTTACGATTCCAATCATCCTTCAGGTGCCCGATAAGTCGGGCTCTAAGTTCGGTGAAGAGGCCCTCCGCGAGATAGTCAGGAGGGCTATCGGTGTTGAGCTCAAGAGGTGA
- a CDS encoding ATP synthase subunit A: protein MGRIIRVTGPLVVADGMKGSKMYEVVRVGEMGLIGEIIRLEGDKAVIQVYEETAGIRPGEPVEGTGSSLSVELGPGLLTSMYDGIQRPLEKLRELSGDFIARGLTAPALPRDKKWHFTPTVKVGDKVTGGDILGVVPETSIIEHKILVPPWVEGEIVEIAEEGDYTVEEVIAKVKKPDGSIEELKMYHKWPVRVKRPYKNKLPPEVPLITGQRTIDTFFSIAKGGTAAIPGPFGSGKTVTQHQLAKWSDAQVVVYIGCGERGNEMTDVLEEFPKLKDPKTGKPLMERTVLIANTSNMPVAAREASIYTGITIAEYFRDQGYDVALMADSTSRWAEALREISGRLEEMPGEEGYPAYLASKIAEFYERAGRVVTLGSEPRVGSVSVIGAVSPPGGDFSEPVVQNTLRVVKVFWALDADLARRRHFPAINWLRSYSLYLDSIQDWWHKNVDPEWRKMRDTAMALLQKEAELQEIVRIVGPDALPDREKAILIVTRMLREDYLQQDAFDEVDTYCPPKKQVTMMRVILNFYERTMEAVDRGVPVDEIAKLPVREKIGRMKFEPDIEKIRALIDETNEQFEELFKKYGA, encoded by the coding sequence ATGGGAAGGATAATTCGTGTTACGGGACCACTCGTCGTTGCGGACGGCATGAAAGGAAGCAAGATGTACGAGGTCGTTCGCGTCGGTGAGATGGGTCTCATCGGAGAAATCATCCGTCTCGAAGGCGACAAGGCAGTCATCCAGGTCTACGAGGAAACCGCTGGTATAAGGCCCGGTGAGCCGGTCGAGGGAACCGGTTCGTCGCTCAGCGTCGAGCTCGGTCCCGGTCTGCTCACTTCGATGTACGACGGAATTCAGAGACCGCTCGAAAAGCTGAGAGAGCTCAGCGGTGACTTCATAGCGAGGGGTCTTACCGCTCCTGCCCTTCCTAGGGACAAGAAGTGGCACTTCACGCCAACCGTCAAGGTCGGCGACAAGGTCACCGGTGGAGACATCCTCGGTGTCGTTCCGGAAACGAGCATCATCGAGCACAAGATACTCGTTCCGCCCTGGGTCGAGGGTGAGATAGTCGAGATAGCCGAGGAAGGCGACTACACCGTCGAAGAGGTTATCGCCAAGGTCAAAAAGCCCGACGGGAGCATAGAGGAGCTTAAGATGTACCACAAGTGGCCGGTCCGTGTCAAGAGGCCCTACAAGAACAAGCTCCCGCCCGAGGTTCCGCTCATCACCGGACAGAGAACGATAGACACCTTCTTCTCGATAGCCAAGGGTGGAACTGCAGCAATTCCGGGTCCGTTCGGTTCAGGAAAGACCGTCACCCAGCACCAGCTCGCTAAGTGGAGTGACGCGCAGGTCGTCGTCTACATCGGTTGCGGTGAGCGCGGAAACGAGATGACCGACGTCCTTGAGGAGTTCCCCAAGCTCAAGGACCCGAAGACCGGTAAACCGCTCATGGAGAGAACCGTCCTCATAGCCAACACCTCGAACATGCCGGTCGCGGCTCGTGAGGCTTCAATCTACACCGGAATCACCATAGCGGAATACTTCCGCGACCAGGGCTACGACGTCGCTCTGATGGCCGACTCCACCTCAAGATGGGCCGAGGCCCTGCGTGAGATTTCCGGCCGTCTCGAGGAGATGCCCGGTGAGGAAGGCTACCCGGCCTACCTCGCGAGCAAGATAGCGGAGTTCTACGAGCGTGCCGGCCGCGTTGTGACCCTTGGAAGCGAGCCCAGGGTCGGTAGCGTCTCCGTCATCGGTGCCGTTTCACCGCCGGGTGGTGACTTCAGCGAGCCCGTCGTCCAGAACACCCTGCGTGTCGTCAAGGTCTTCTGGGCCCTCGATGCCGACCTCGCTAGGAGGAGGCACTTCCCGGCAATCAACTGGCTGAGGAGCTACTCCCTCTACCTCGACTCGATACAGGACTGGTGGCACAAGAACGTTGACCCCGAGTGGAGGAAGATGCGCGACACCGCTATGGCCCTCCTCCAGAAGGAGGCTGAACTCCAGGAGATTGTCAGAATCGTCGGTCCAGATGCCCTGCCGGACAGGGAGAAGGCCATACTCATCGTCACCAGGATGCTCCGTGAGGACTACCTCCAGCAAGATGCTTTCGACGAGGTCGACACCTACTGCCCGCCGAAGAAGCAGGTCACCATGATGCGCGTTATCCTCAACTTCTACGAGAGGACAATGGAGGCCGTTGACAGGGGCGTTCCAGTTGACGAGATAGCCAAGCTCCCGGTCAGGGAGAAGATAGGTCGTATGAAGTTCGAGCCCGATATCGAGAAGATTAGGGCGCTCATAGATGAGACGAACGAGCAGTTTGAAGAGCTCTTCAAGAAGTACGGGGCGTGA
- a CDS encoding ATP synthase subunit B, with protein sequence MPGMEYSTVSKIYGPLMIVEGVKGVAYGEVVEIETESGEKRKGQVLEARENLAIVQVFEGTRDLDVKTTSVRFTGETLKVPVSMDMLGRIFNGIGKPIDGGPEIIPEDRRDVHGAPLNPVARAYPRDFIQTGISAIDGMNTLVRGQKLPIFSGSGLPHNMLAAQIARQAKVLGEEEQFAVVFAAMGITYEEANFFKKSFEETGAIERAVLFLNLADDPAIERIITPRMALTVAEYLAFDYDMQVLVILTDMTNYAEALREISAAREEVPGRRGYPGYMYTDLATIYERAGRVRGKKGSITQMPILTMPDDDITHPIPDLTGYITEGQIVLSRELHRKGIYPPIDVLPSLSRLMKDGIGKGRTREDHPQLSQQLYAAYAEGRSLRDLVAVVGEEALSETDRKYLKFADRFEREFIAQRYDEDRSIFETLDLGWELLAELPESELKRVRKEYILKYHPKYRKRGE encoded by the coding sequence ATGCCGGGAATGGAGTACTCCACCGTTAGCAAGATTTACGGCCCGCTGATGATTGTCGAGGGCGTCAAGGGAGTTGCCTACGGTGAGGTCGTCGAGATAGAGACCGAGAGCGGAGAGAAGAGGAAGGGACAGGTGCTCGAGGCCAGGGAGAACCTTGCGATAGTCCAGGTCTTCGAGGGAACCCGCGATTTGGACGTCAAGACCACCAGCGTCCGCTTCACCGGCGAGACCCTCAAGGTTCCCGTTTCAATGGACATGCTGGGAAGAATCTTCAACGGTATCGGTAAGCCCATCGACGGCGGACCGGAAATCATCCCCGAGGACAGGAGAGACGTTCACGGTGCTCCCCTCAACCCGGTCGCCCGTGCCTATCCGAGGGACTTCATCCAGACGGGTATCTCGGCCATAGACGGTATGAACACCCTCGTTCGCGGTCAGAAGCTTCCGATATTCAGCGGTTCAGGTCTGCCACACAACATGCTCGCGGCACAGATAGCGAGGCAGGCGAAGGTCCTCGGTGAGGAGGAGCAGTTTGCAGTGGTCTTCGCGGCGATGGGTATCACCTACGAGGAGGCCAACTTCTTCAAGAAGAGCTTCGAGGAGACCGGAGCAATAGAGAGGGCCGTCCTGTTCCTCAACCTCGCCGACGACCCGGCAATCGAGCGTATCATCACCCCGCGTATGGCCCTGACCGTTGCAGAGTATCTCGCCTTCGACTACGACATGCAGGTTCTGGTTATCCTCACGGACATGACCAACTACGCCGAGGCCCTGCGTGAGATTTCAGCTGCCAGAGAAGAGGTTCCCGGAAGGCGCGGTTATCCGGGTTACATGTACACTGACTTGGCCACAATCTACGAGCGTGCCGGCCGTGTCAGGGGCAAGAAGGGAAGCATAACCCAGATGCCAATCCTCACGATGCCCGACGACGATATCACCCACCCGATTCCAGACCTTACCGGTTACATTACCGAGGGCCAGATAGTCCTCAGCAGGGAGCTCCACAGGAAGGGTATCTACCCGCCGATAGACGTCCTCCCGAGCCTCAGCCGTCTGATGAAGGACGGTATTGGTAAGGGAAGAACCAGGGAGGACCACCCGCAGCTCAGCCAGCAGCTCTACGCGGCCTACGCCGAGGGACGCTCCCTTAGAGACCTCGTCGCCGTCGTCGGTGAGGAAGCTCTCAGCGAGACCGACAGGAAGTACCTCAAGTTCGCAGACAGGTTCGAGCGCGAGTTCATCGCCCAGCGCTACGACGAGGACAGGAGCATCTTCGAAACCCTCGACCTCGGCTGGGAGCTCCTGGCGGAGCTTCCGGAGAGCGAGCTCAAGCGTGTCAGGAAGGAGTACATCCTCAAGTACCACCCCAAGTACAGGAAGAGGGGCGAGTGA
- a CDS encoding V-type ATP synthase subunit D produces MAELLNVKPTRMELLNLKRRIQLAKKGHKLLKDKQDALVMEFFTIYDEALQLRRELNLKMKEAFEALQMAEIDVGTLRLKEISLSVKPNREVEIRKRNVMGVPVPLIEAESFRRNAGERGYAFVSSSAKVDLVAEKFEEVLDLAVRLAEVEETLKRLAREIEVTKRRVNALEYIIIPRMEATVKFIKQRLDEMERENFFRLKRVKALIEARGGS; encoded by the coding sequence ATGGCAGAACTGCTCAACGTGAAGCCGACGCGAATGGAGCTCCTCAACCTGAAGAGGCGCATCCAGCTGGCCAAGAAGGGCCACAAGCTCCTCAAGGACAAGCAAGATGCTTTAGTCATGGAGTTCTTCACAATCTACGACGAGGCGCTTCAGCTGAGGCGCGAGCTCAACCTCAAGATGAAGGAGGCCTTTGAGGCCCTTCAGATGGCCGAGATTGACGTCGGAACGCTCCGCCTTAAAGAGATAAGCCTCTCCGTGAAGCCCAACAGGGAGGTTGAGATTAGGAAGAGGAACGTCATGGGCGTTCCGGTTCCCCTCATCGAGGCCGAGAGCTTCAGGAGGAACGCGGGGGAGAGGGGTTACGCCTTCGTTTCGAGCTCCGCCAAGGTTGACCTCGTGGCCGAGAAGTTCGAGGAAGTTCTTGATTTAGCGGTCCGCCTTGCAGAGGTCGAGGAGACCCTCAAGAGGCTCGCGAGGGAAATCGAGGTCACCAAGAGGCGCGTCAACGCGCTCGAGTACATCATAATCCCGCGCATGGAGGCAACGGTTAAGTTCATCAAGCAGCGCCTTGATGAGATGGAGCGCGAGAACTTCTTCAGGCTCAAGAGGGTTAAGGCGTTAATCGAGGCCAGGGGCGGTTCCTGA
- a CDS encoding oxygen-binding di-iron domain-containing protein yields the protein MGEYFIEPGLDPRKDHVLYRDDEHLVVYLGTQEGGEDVDVNSYLIVSRGKGVLIDPGGYKIFSKVLANISKYIDPRDIEYIYICHQDPDVAGSLPLWREVSNAKIIVHWLWTRFLPHFGFEDAKAVTHELPDEGETMPFGATTLEFIPAHFLHSPGHFTIYDHRSKFLFTGDIGIALLDEPYIVVENMERHIQAMRPVHERLMASNRAIKAWLDRVKFLDVEAILPQHGAIIPKRFIPRFYDFLENLKCGVDLYR from the coding sequence ATGGGAGAGTACTTTATTGAGCCCGGACTCGACCCGAGAAAAGACCACGTTCTCTACCGCGATGACGAGCACCTCGTCGTTTACCTTGGAACACAGGAGGGCGGCGAGGACGTTGACGTCAACAGCTACCTCATAGTCAGCAGGGGGAAGGGAGTTCTCATAGACCCCGGAGGATACAAGATTTTCTCGAAGGTTCTCGCCAACATATCCAAGTACATCGACCCGAGGGACATCGAGTACATCTACATATGCCACCAGGACCCGGACGTTGCCGGTAGCTTGCCCCTGTGGAGGGAGGTGAGCAACGCGAAAATCATAGTCCACTGGCTCTGGACGAGGTTTTTGCCGCACTTCGGCTTTGAGGATGCCAAGGCGGTGACCCACGAGCTGCCGGACGAGGGCGAGACGATGCCCTTCGGCGCGACCACGCTCGAGTTCATACCTGCCCACTTCCTCCACAGCCCGGGACACTTCACGATATACGACCACAGGAGCAAGTTCCTCTTCACCGGTGATATCGGCATAGCGCTCCTGGACGAGCCCTACATAGTCGTTGAGAACATGGAAAGGCACATTCAGGCGATGAGGCCGGTTCACGAGAGGCTTATGGCCAGCAACAGGGCCATAAAGGCCTGGCTCGACAGGGTGAAGTTCCTTGACGTCGAGGCGATACTGCCCCAGCACGGGGCGATAATACCGAAGAGGTTCATACCGCGCTTTTACGACTTCCTCGAGAACCTGAAGTGCGGCGTTGACCTCTACCGCTGA
- a CDS encoding methyl-accepting chemotaxis protein: MNVRSIEKASNALAQSVRIKTSSRESSKIIDELAEQISGQFLENNMVIIENIEKLSQVMKELERFQEEFLPFFQRFEVFAKEFNTLVENLEYVSRISDSIASVAKQTNLVALNASIEAARAGEAGRGFAVVADEIRKMAVQTMNLAKEIKDFNTRVMGQLETLRDALAVMDRIKEGTEILGRDIEAMVEISSVLDEISREQEEIVNDIKRLKGIALALRKFADMQDKYNKELASLLRMMVSEYAKEQKDEL, encoded by the coding sequence ATGAACGTCAGGAGCATCGAGAAGGCATCGAACGCCCTGGCCCAGTCGGTTCGTATAAAAACCTCCAGCAGGGAGTCCAGCAAAATCATAGACGAGCTGGCGGAGCAGATTAGCGGGCAGTTCCTTGAGAACAACATGGTGATTATTGAGAACATTGAGAAACTGTCTCAGGTCATGAAAGAGCTTGAGCGCTTTCAAGAGGAGTTCCTTCCCTTCTTCCAGCGCTTTGAGGTCTTTGCCAAGGAGTTCAACACCCTCGTCGAGAACCTTGAGTACGTGTCGAGGATAAGCGACTCGATAGCGAGCGTGGCGAAGCAGACCAACCTCGTTGCCCTGAACGCCTCGATAGAGGCCGCGAGAGCCGGGGAAGCGGGAAGGGGCTTCGCGGTTGTCGCCGATGAGATTCGAAAGATGGCCGTTCAAACGATGAACCTCGCCAAGGAGATAAAGGACTTCAACACCCGCGTCATGGGCCAGCTCGAGACGCTCCGCGACGCTTTAGCCGTAATGGACAGGATTAAGGAGGGTACCGAGATACTCGGCAGGGACATTGAAGCGATGGTTGAGATTAGCTCCGTCCTCGACGAGATTTCGCGCGAGCAGGAGGAGATAGTGAACGACATCAAGAGGCTCAAGGGAATAGCCTTAGCTTTGAGGAAGTTCGCCGACATGCAGGACAAGTACAACAAGGAGCTGGCTTCACTCCTCAGGATGATGGTCAGCGAGTATGCGAAGGAGCAGAAGGATGAGTTGTGA
- a CDS encoding alanyl-tRNA editing protein — MTERLYYSDPYLRETTAKVVEVKDLGNGLVEVLLDRTIFYPEGGGQPSDRGLIEGDGFTIEVTKVKEREEIWHEGVIEGRFPEKGEEVKLKLDWDWRYENMKNHTGQHILSAVLKKLYDLDTTGFQIFEHYNKIEVNGPLDWEMITEAEIEANRVIAEGIPVTVEEFKYLPDDIVKTLRKHVSKVTDRVRIVSIGDVDRTPCGGTHVRNTSEIGFIKVLRFYKKSKNLWRIEFVAGNRALRTLNELLEDYWSALDEMPNKNRPLVERVRELKEEMDSLEEKLDELRHELWRWKGLALIDKAEEIGDYNVVALVEKWPMKDAQAFAVNFVENNPGSILLLASEDYVLFARNEEVDVSMKELLSKVIEELGGKGGGTDNLARGRVEAEPEDVLDVAKEKLRELIGSPRD; from the coding sequence ATGACGGAGAGGCTTTACTACTCCGACCCCTACCTCAGGGAGACCACCGCAAAGGTGGTTGAGGTTAAGGATTTGGGCAACGGCCTCGTTGAGGTTCTCCTTGACAGGACGATATTCTACCCTGAAGGCGGTGGCCAGCCCTCAGACAGGGGGCTTATAGAGGGCGACGGGTTCACGATAGAGGTCACCAAGGTTAAGGAGCGGGAGGAAATCTGGCACGAGGGCGTTATCGAGGGCAGGTTTCCTGAGAAGGGCGAGGAAGTTAAGCTGAAGCTTGACTGGGACTGGAGATACGAGAACATGAAGAACCACACCGGCCAGCATATCCTCTCGGCCGTTCTGAAGAAGCTCTACGACCTCGACACGACGGGCTTCCAGATTTTTGAGCACTACAACAAGATTGAGGTCAACGGCCCGCTCGACTGGGAGATGATTACCGAGGCCGAAATCGAGGCCAACAGGGTGATAGCGGAGGGAATTCCCGTAACGGTCGAGGAGTTCAAGTACCTTCCCGACGACATCGTCAAGACCCTCAGGAAGCACGTGAGCAAGGTAACTGACAGGGTCAGGATAGTGAGCATCGGCGACGTTGACAGGACTCCCTGCGGTGGAACCCACGTTAGGAACACCTCCGAGATAGGGTTCATCAAGGTTCTCCGCTTCTACAAGAAGTCCAAGAACCTCTGGAGAATAGAGTTCGTCGCCGGAAACAGGGCTTTAAGGACGCTCAACGAGCTCCTAGAAGACTACTGGAGCGCTCTGGATGAAATGCCAAACAAGAACAGGCCGCTCGTTGAGAGGGTCAGAGAGCTGAAGGAGGAGATGGATTCCCTTGAGGAAAAGCTCGACGAGCTCAGGCACGAGCTCTGGCGCTGGAAGGGACTGGCCTTGATTGACAAGGCTGAGGAGATAGGTGATTACAACGTGGTTGCCCTCGTCGAGAAGTGGCCCATGAAGGACGCCCAGGCATTTGCAGTCAACTTTGTCGAGAACAATCCCGGTTCGATACTCCTCCTCGCGAGCGAGGATTACGTCCTCTTCGCCCGGAACGAGGAAGTCGATGTGTCAATGAAGGAGCTCCTCTCGAAGGTCATCGAGGAGCTCGGCGGCAAGGGCGGTGGAACCGACAACCTAGCCAGGGGAAGGGTTGAGGCGGAACCGGAAGACGTTCTCGACGTTGCAAAGGAAAAGCTGAGGGAGCTCATAGGCTCTCCCAGGGATTGA
- a CDS encoding ABC transporter permease subunit, translated as MRKMKAGFAILLIYVLLALISPHVIPVEDVKNWNYKTYWLKNPRMAPPEWVNLFGKSLPPTGNLREEKPGEYVYNFHYDQPPQDILIIPPANWSGFVEVTVLTPDGKKVTLYSGTITGITSTGKAFFTVFDLARQMGVNDDISDMIVKGEGLKILFFRKEGDEWVPVKGKYTFRVNASSKITLRVVGRTYGPLGTDSDGRDIAVIFLGGLPQTLVIVFLTALTTVLLGTATGLFGALSGKLGALVEGFAKVSSMLPLVPAMILLVPILGSVSYYGTIEISTGAFVFALSLLLFGKVSQNVRTITMTELSKEHILASKAVGGSELWILRRHVLKAVLPYAVSQLILTAAKVIAIISILGFFNVNFGFNWGELLAMVVTQRAIYNGAWWMVLPVGVAITVIAIALLLIKSEVEERFINPWESL; from the coding sequence ATGAGGAAGATGAAGGCGGGCTTTGCGATTCTCTTAATCTACGTCCTCCTCGCACTCATCTCACCCCACGTGATTCCAGTGGAGGACGTCAAGAACTGGAACTACAAAACCTACTGGCTGAAGAATCCCAGAATGGCCCCACCAGAGTGGGTTAACCTCTTTGGAAAAAGCCTCCCTCCAACGGGAAACCTCAGGGAGGAAAAGCCCGGAGAGTACGTGTACAACTTCCACTACGACCAGCCACCACAGGACATCCTAATAATACCCCCGGCAAACTGGTCCGGCTTCGTAGAGGTAACGGTGCTGACACCGGACGGGAAGAAAGTAACGCTCTACTCCGGCACCATAACGGGAATAACGTCCACAGGAAAGGCTTTCTTCACAGTTTTTGACCTCGCAAGGCAGATGGGAGTCAACGACGACATCTCGGACATGATAGTCAAGGGGGAGGGTCTTAAGATTCTGTTTTTCAGGAAGGAGGGAGACGAGTGGGTTCCAGTAAAAGGAAAGTACACCTTTAGAGTCAACGCATCATCAAAAATAACCCTCCGCGTCGTTGGAAGAACTTACGGTCCCCTCGGAACGGACTCGGACGGGAGGGACATAGCGGTTATATTCCTCGGCGGACTACCCCAGACCCTTGTGATAGTTTTCCTGACCGCCCTGACAACGGTTCTCCTCGGCACTGCAACCGGTTTGTTCGGGGCCCTCTCAGGAAAGCTGGGAGCCCTAGTGGAAGGCTTTGCAAAGGTTTCCTCGATGCTCCCCCTTGTTCCAGCGATGATTCTCCTCGTTCCAATCCTCGGAAGCGTCAGCTACTATGGAACCATAGAGATATCAACCGGTGCGTTCGTCTTTGCCCTGTCGCTCCTCCTCTTCGGTAAGGTCAGCCAGAACGTCAGAACGATAACCATGACAGAACTCTCAAAAGAACACATCCTCGCCTCAAAGGCCGTTGGTGGAAGTGAGCTCTGGATTCTCAGAAGGCACGTTCTGAAGGCCGTTCTACCCTACGCGGTTTCCCAGCTCATACTAACGGCGGCCAAGGTAATAGCCATAATCTCAATCCTCGGATTCTTCAACGTCAACTTCGGCTTCAACTGGGGAGAACTGCTCGCGATGGTGGTAACTCAGAGGGCCATCTACAACGGCGCCTGGTGGATGGTCCTGCCCGTTGGAGTGGCCATAACGGTGATAGCGATAGCCCTCCTGCTGATAAAAAGCGAAGTGGAGGAGAGGTTCATCAATCCCTGGGAGAGCCTATGA